The proteins below are encoded in one region of Corynebacterium sphenisci DSM 44792:
- a CDS encoding AMP-dependent synthetase/ligase, which yields MQRTRPEPNRIHRPEDEPVNLAPISDPELTVVKQIRHRVADTPDRIGIRFRVDGPGEPARWATRTWGEFGAEAHAVAAGLVDAGVGFGDRVAILAGTGYPWMLADAGVMLAGAATTPLYPTVIDAELVHILGDSAAEVVFAEDTRHLEALAAHAGQLPRVREIIMLGGAGALAGEAAAAAVTATPARVRTFEELIARGRRVHAADPELVAARADRVRPADLCTLLYTSGTTGLPKGVRLSHRAAAYQGAATDTMGFVNPGDAKYLWLPMSHAFGKALIGACLHNGTDTTIDGDPAHLLENLPVARPHFIAAVPRLLEKIRAGVDSAMAEAGGVKALLYRRAIAVGGEYWRRTVAGEPIGAVLRLRMALADRLVFARIRERFGGRLRTIMCGAAPLSTEVADWFAAVGLPVYEGYGLSECGGAATANRIGAWRAGTVGWPMPGTEMRCADDGEVLIRGGGVMDGYHGLPEATAAAFDEGGWLRTGDIGEFDERGFLRITDRKKELFKTSVGKYVAPAKIEAAFGALCPYSTQLVVDGPGRKFVSALVALDEEAIRDWAAANGLGDLDLPALAAREEVRGLIAGYVERLNAGLAHWEQVHRFTILDRELSIERGEVTPTLKLRRRVILENFRELLDAHYR from the coding sequence ATGCAGCGCACCCGACCCGAACCCAACCGGATCCACCGCCCCGAGGATGAGCCGGTGAACCTGGCCCCGATCTCCGATCCGGAGCTGACCGTGGTCAAGCAGATCCGGCACCGGGTGGCCGACACCCCGGACCGGATCGGGATCCGCTTCCGGGTGGACGGCCCCGGGGAGCCGGCCCGCTGGGCCACCCGCACCTGGGGCGAGTTCGGCGCCGAGGCCCATGCGGTGGCCGCCGGGCTGGTGGACGCCGGGGTGGGCTTCGGCGACCGGGTGGCGATCCTGGCCGGCACCGGCTACCCGTGGATGCTCGCCGACGCCGGGGTGATGCTCGCCGGGGCGGCGACCACCCCGCTCTACCCCACCGTGATCGACGCCGAGCTGGTGCACATCCTCGGCGATTCGGCAGCCGAGGTGGTGTTCGCCGAGGACACCCGGCATCTGGAGGCCCTGGCCGCGCACGCCGGGCAGCTGCCCCGGGTGCGCGAGATCATCATGCTCGGCGGGGCCGGGGCGCTGGCCGGGGAGGCGGCCGCCGCCGCGGTGACGGCCACCCCGGCCCGGGTGCGCACCTTCGAGGAGCTCATCGCCCGCGGCCGGCGGGTGCACGCCGCGGACCCGGAGCTGGTCGCCGCCCGCGCCGACCGGGTGCGGCCCGCGGATCTGTGCACCCTGCTCTACACCTCGGGCACCACCGGGCTGCCCAAGGGGGTGCGGCTGTCCCACCGGGCCGCCGCCTACCAGGGCGCGGCCACCGACACCATGGGCTTCGTCAACCCGGGGGACGCGAAGTACCTGTGGCTGCCCATGTCGCACGCCTTCGGCAAGGCGCTCATCGGCGCCTGCCTGCACAACGGCACCGACACCACCATCGACGGCGACCCCGCCCACCTGCTGGAGAACCTGCCGGTGGCCCGGCCGCACTTCATCGCCGCGGTGCCCCGGCTGCTGGAGAAGATCCGGGCCGGGGTGGATTCGGCGATGGCGGAGGCCGGCGGGGTGAAGGCGCTGCTCTACCGCCGGGCGATCGCGGTCGGCGGCGAATACTGGCGGCGCACCGTGGCCGGGGAGCCGATCGGGGCGGTGCTGCGGCTGCGCATGGCGCTCGCCGACCGGCTGGTGTTCGCCAGGATCCGGGAGCGCTTCGGCGGCCGGCTGCGCACCATCATGTGCGGGGCGGCCCCGCTGTCGACGGAGGTGGCGGACTGGTTCGCGGCGGTGGGCCTGCCGGTCTACGAGGGCTACGGGCTCAGCGAATGCGGGGGCGCGGCCACCGCGAACCGGATCGGCGCCTGGCGGGCGGGCACCGTGGGCTGGCCGATGCCGGGCACCGAGATGCGCTGCGCCGACGACGGGGAGGTGCTCATCCGCGGCGGCGGGGTGATGGACGGCTACCACGGGCTGCCGGAGGCCACCGCGGCGGCCTTCGACGAGGGGGGCTGGCTGCGCACCGGGGACATCGGCGAATTCGACGAGCGCGGCTTCCTGCGGATCACCGACCGGAAGAAGGAGCTGTTCAAGACCTCGGTGGGCAAGTACGTCGCCCCGGCGAAGATCGAGGCCGCCTTCGGGGCGCTGTGCCCGTACAGCACCCAGCTGGTGGTCGACGGGCCGGGCCGGAAGTTCGTCTCCGCGCTGGTCGCCCTCGACGAGGAGGCGATCCGGGACTGGGCGGCGGCCAACGGCCTGGGGGATCTGGATCTGCCCGCGCTGGCCGCCCGGGAGGAGGTGCGCGGGCTCATCGCCGGCTACGTGGAGCGGCTCAACGCCGGCCTGGCGCACTGGGAGCAGGTGCACCGCTTCACGATCCTGGACCGGGAGCTGTCCATCGAGCGCGGGGAGGTCACCCCGACGCTGAAGCTGCGCCGCCGGGTGATCCTGGAGAACTTCCGGGAGCTGCTCGACGCGCACTACCGCTGA
- a CDS encoding nucleosidase: MDHLPRLIGTPRPGGDLIVVAVPAEAAGLAELAPVLVTGVGRLAAAAALAGHLGRGPRPGRILNAGTAGALRDDPGLAPGTVHRIGQVRLHDYPHAVIADLAGADPHPPLRLDPAPGAVRLATGDAFVADPATRARLARGADLVDMEGYAVAWIAARAGIPARLVKVVSDTAGGGGDAAAAWAAAVPRCAGLLAGHLGAG; this comes from the coding sequence ATGGATCACCTCCCCCGGCTCATCGGGACGCCCCGCCCCGGCGGCGACCTCATCGTGGTCGCCGTGCCCGCCGAGGCCGCCGGTCTCGCGGAGCTCGCCCCGGTGCTGGTCACCGGGGTGGGCCGGCTCGCCGCGGCCGCGGCGCTGGCCGGGCACCTGGGCCGCGGCCCCCGCCCGGGCCGGATCCTCAACGCCGGCACCGCCGGGGCGCTGCGCGACGACCCCGGGCTCGCCCCCGGCACCGTGCACCGGATCGGGCAGGTGCGCCTGCACGACTACCCGCATGCGGTGATCGCGGACCTCGCCGGGGCGGATCCGCATCCGCCGCTGCGCCTCGACCCCGCCCCCGGGGCGGTCCGGCTGGCCACCGGGGACGCCTTCGTCGCCGACCCGGCCACCCGGGCGCGGCTGGCCCGGGGCGCGGATCTGGTGGACATGGAGGGCTACGCGGTGGCCTGGATCGCCGCGCGCGCCGGGATCCCGGCCCGGCTGGTGAAGGTGGTCTCCGACACCGCCGGCGGGGGCGGCGACGCCGCCGCGGCCTGGGCGGCGGCGGTGCCGCGCTGCGCCGGGCTGCTCGCCGGGCACCTCGGCGCCGGCTGA
- a CDS encoding AMP-dependent synthetase/ligase: MRAPRPNPTRHRRPEEEPADLAPISDPDLTVVTQIRRRIAASPERIAFRHRAAADPDPHAAAPPADPADPATWVEHTWADFGAAAEAVAAGLIDLGVAPGDRVGILSGTRYEWVLADTGAMFTGAATTPLYPTAIDAELVHILRDAGVGVLFAEDADHVRTLAAHADQLPGLREIIVLDDRPGEAAAAAPGRVRTFAELLAAGRAALAADPGRVAARAEAVTADDLCTLMYTSGTTGLPKGVRLSHRAVAYQGAVSTTIGFIHEGDSHYLWLPLTHSFGKVLLGASYQVGAVTTIDGDVNHLAENLAAVRPAFLACVPRVLEKIHAGVGSAMDAAGGAKAALYRWAVAVGGRAWALRCAGEPVPARLRAQVALADRLVFAKIRARFGGNVQAIMSGAAPLAAEVADWFAIIGLPVYEGYGMTEYAAAATVNRMWAWRAGTVGWALPGTELAIAPDGEVLLRGPGVMDGYHGLPEATAEVIDADGWLHTGDIGRLDDREFLRITDRKKELFKTSTGKYVAPTKIESTFGALCPFTAQIVVDGPGRKFVSALVALDEAAIRDWAARHGLGSLELPHLAKAPEVRELIGGYVEQLNATLSHWERVRRFTILDRELSVEAGELTPTMKLRRRTIMANFRHLLDSHYAPH, from the coding sequence ATGCGGGCACCCCGACCGAACCCCACCCGGCACCGGCGGCCCGAGGAGGAGCCGGCCGATCTGGCCCCGATCTCGGACCCCGACCTCACCGTGGTGACCCAGATCCGCCGCCGGATCGCGGCCAGCCCGGAGCGGATCGCCTTCCGGCACCGCGCCGCCGCGGACCCCGATCCGCACGCCGCCGCGCCCCCGGCCGACCCGGCCGACCCGGCCACCTGGGTGGAGCACACCTGGGCCGATTTCGGCGCGGCCGCCGAGGCCGTCGCCGCCGGGCTCATCGACCTCGGCGTCGCCCCCGGCGACCGGGTCGGCATCCTCTCCGGCACCCGCTACGAATGGGTGCTCGCCGACACCGGGGCGATGTTCACCGGGGCGGCGACCACCCCCCTCTACCCCACCGCGATCGACGCCGAGCTGGTGCACATCCTCCGCGATGCCGGGGTCGGGGTGCTCTTCGCCGAGGACGCCGACCATGTGCGCACCCTGGCCGCCCACGCCGACCAGCTGCCCGGGCTGCGCGAGATCATCGTCCTCGACGACCGGCCGGGCGAGGCCGCCGCGGCGGCGCCGGGGCGGGTGCGCACCTTCGCCGAGCTGCTCGCCGCCGGCCGGGCCGCGCTGGCCGCCGACCCCGGCCGGGTCGCCGCCCGCGCCGAGGCGGTCACCGCCGATGACCTGTGCACCCTGATGTACACCTCCGGCACCACCGGGCTGCCCAAGGGGGTGCGCCTGTCCCACCGGGCGGTAGCCTACCAGGGCGCGGTGAGCACCACCATCGGCTTCATCCACGAGGGCGACAGCCACTACCTGTGGCTGCCGCTGACCCACTCCTTCGGCAAGGTGCTGCTCGGCGCCAGCTACCAGGTCGGCGCGGTGACCACCATCGACGGCGACGTCAACCATCTCGCGGAGAACCTCGCCGCGGTGCGCCCGGCCTTCCTCGCCTGCGTGCCGCGGGTGCTGGAGAAGATCCACGCCGGGGTGGGCTCGGCCATGGACGCCGCCGGCGGGGCCAAGGCCGCCCTGTACCGCTGGGCGGTGGCCGTCGGCGGCCGGGCCTGGGCGCTGCGCTGCGCCGGGGAGCCGGTGCCGGCCCGGCTGCGCGCCCAGGTGGCCCTGGCCGACCGGCTGGTCTTCGCCAAGATCCGGGCCCGCTTCGGCGGCAATGTGCAGGCCATCATGAGCGGGGCGGCCCCGCTGGCCGCCGAGGTCGCCGACTGGTTCGCGATCATCGGGCTGCCGGTGTACGAGGGCTACGGGATGACCGAGTACGCCGCCGCGGCCACCGTGAACCGGATGTGGGCCTGGCGGGCCGGCACCGTGGGCTGGGCGCTGCCCGGCACCGAGCTGGCCATCGCCCCCGACGGGGAGGTGCTGCTGCGCGGGCCCGGGGTGATGGACGGCTACCACGGGCTGCCGGAGGCCACCGCCGAGGTGATCGACGCCGACGGCTGGCTGCACACCGGGGACATCGGCCGGCTCGACGATCGGGAGTTCCTGCGCATCACCGACCGCAAGAAGGAGCTGTTCAAGACCTCCACCGGCAAATACGTGGCGCCGACGAAGATCGAGTCCACCTTCGGGGCGCTGTGCCCCTTCACCGCGCAGATCGTCGTCGACGGGCCGGGCCGGAAATTCGTCTCCGCCCTGGTCGCCCTCGACGAGGCGGCGATCCGGGACTGGGCGGCCCGGCACGGGCTGGGCTCGCTGGAGCTGCCGCACCTGGCCAAGGCCCCGGAGGTGCGCGAGCTCATCGGCGGCTACGTGGAGCAGCTGAACGCCACCCTCTCGCACTGGGAGCGGGTGCGCCGGTTCACCATCCTGGACCGGGAGCTGTCCGTGGAGGCCGGGGAGCTCACCCCCACCATGAAGCTGCGCCGGCGCACCATCATGGCGAACTTCCGGCATCTGCTGGACTCCCACTACGCCCCGCACTGA
- a CDS encoding acyl-CoA dehydrogenase family protein → MFSRTEYTSPWRTPDVEELGKLARDVFLKEAVPNQEKWDAQKHVDRGFWNTCGDVGMLLPSIPEEYGGGGGTFAHEAVIQEEQAKVDNDSFGFSVHSGIVAHYILAYGTEEQKRRWLPKMASGELVGAIAMTEPGTGSDLQAIRTSAKLDGDHYVVNGAKTFITNGSQAELIIIVCRTKDEPGGAGLSLLVAEVADLPGFTRGRVLDKIGMPGQDTSELFFEDMRVPKENLLGEDEGMGFLQLMMQLPQERLIIAVAAVAGMERALELTVKYTKERTAFGRELLKFQNTRFELAECTTETYAVRTFVDHCVGLHIEGRLDPATASMAKYLATDKLCEVVDRCLQLFGGYGYMKEYPIARSYATARVQRIYGGTNEIMKELIARSL, encoded by the coding sequence ATGTTCAGCCGCACCGAATACACCTCGCCCTGGCGCACCCCCGACGTCGAGGAGCTGGGCAAACTCGCCCGGGACGTCTTCCTCAAGGAGGCCGTGCCGAACCAGGAGAAGTGGGACGCGCAGAAGCACGTCGACCGCGGGTTCTGGAACACCTGCGGGGACGTGGGCATGCTGCTGCCCTCGATCCCCGAGGAGTACGGCGGCGGCGGGGGCACCTTCGCCCATGAGGCGGTCATCCAGGAGGAGCAGGCCAAGGTGGACAACGACTCCTTCGGCTTCTCCGTGCACTCCGGGATCGTCGCCCACTACATCCTCGCCTACGGCACCGAGGAGCAGAAGCGGCGCTGGCTGCCGAAGATGGCCAGCGGCGAACTGGTCGGCGCGATCGCGATGACCGAGCCGGGCACCGGCTCCGATCTGCAGGCGATCCGCACCTCCGCGAAACTCGACGGGGACCATTACGTGGTCAACGGGGCGAAGACCTTCATCACCAACGGCTCCCAGGCGGAGCTCATCATCATCGTCTGCCGCACCAAGGACGAGCCCGGCGGGGCGGGCCTGAGCCTGCTCGTCGCCGAGGTCGCCGACCTGCCCGGGTTCACCCGGGGCCGGGTGCTGGACAAGATCGGCATGCCCGGCCAGGACACCTCGGAGCTGTTCTTCGAGGACATGCGGGTGCCCAAGGAGAACCTGCTCGGCGAGGACGAGGGGATGGGCTTCCTGCAGCTGATGATGCAGCTGCCCCAGGAGCGGCTGATCATCGCCGTCGCCGCGGTCGCCGGCATGGAGCGCGCCCTGGAGCTGACCGTCAAGTACACCAAGGAGCGCACCGCCTTCGGCCGGGAGCTGCTGAAGTTCCAGAACACCCGCTTCGAGCTCGCCGAGTGCACCACCGAGACCTACGCGGTGCGCACCTTCGTGGACCACTGCGTGGGCCTGCACATCGAGGGCCGGCTGGATCCGGCGACCGCCTCCATGGCGAAGTACCTGGCCACCGACAAGCTCTGCGAGGTCGTGGACCGCTGCCTGCAGCTCTTCGGCGGCTACGGGTACATGAAGGAGTACCCCATCGCGCGCTCCTACGCCACGGCCCGGGTGCAGCGCATCTACGGCGGCACCAACGAGATCATGAAGGAGCTCATCGCCCGCTCCCTGTAG
- a CDS encoding CoA transferase translates to MTASPGAAADSPADPAEVAAAPLAGVRVVTLAPNLPGPVAAARLAALGADVVKVEPPSGDLLAMACPPYYAALAEGQRVRVIDLKGAAGRTELEELLRDADLLLTSSRPAALAKLGLGFADLAARHPRLAQVAIVGEVADPEHPGHDLTYQAAAGTLQPPAMPPVPWADMAGAERAVAEALLALAIVDRTGRGVLRTVGLGDVVADLAAPLRHGLTGPGAPLGGALPQYAIHAAAEGHVAVAALEPHFLGRLIDELGLGPDEAAALASGDGAALAEALRGRTAAQWAAWAAERDLPIAEVRRPG, encoded by the coding sequence ATGACCGCATCCCCCGGCGCCGCCGCCGATTCCCCCGCCGATCCCGCCGAGGTCGCCGCGGCCCCGCTGGCCGGGGTCCGGGTGGTCACCCTCGCCCCGAACCTGCCCGGCCCGGTCGCCGCCGCCCGGCTCGCCGCGCTCGGCGCGGACGTGGTGAAGGTGGAGCCGCCGAGCGGGGATCTGCTGGCCATGGCCTGCCCGCCCTACTACGCGGCGCTCGCCGAGGGGCAGCGGGTGCGGGTGATCGACCTCAAGGGGGCCGCCGGCCGCACCGAGCTCGAGGAGCTGCTCCGCGACGCGGATCTGCTGCTCACCTCCTCCCGGCCCGCCGCCCTGGCCAAACTGGGCCTGGGCTTCGCCGATCTCGCCGCCCGGCACCCCCGGCTGGCGCAGGTCGCCATCGTCGGCGAGGTCGCCGACCCCGAGCACCCCGGCCACGACCTGACCTACCAGGCGGCCGCGGGCACCCTGCAGCCCCCGGCGATGCCCCCGGTGCCCTGGGCGGACATGGCCGGCGCGGAGCGCGCCGTCGCCGAGGCGCTGCTCGCCCTGGCCATCGTCGATCGCACCGGGCGCGGGGTGCTGCGCACCGTGGGCCTGGGCGATGTGGTCGCCGATCTCGCCGCCCCGCTGCGGCACGGCCTCACCGGCCCCGGCGCCCCGTTGGGCGGGGCGCTGCCCCAGTACGCCATCCACGCCGCCGCCGAGGGCCATGTCGCCGTCGCCGCCCTGGAACCGCATTTCCTGGGCCGGCTCATCGACGAACTGGGCCTCGGCCCCGATGAGGCCGCGGCGCTGGCCTCCGGCGACGGCGCCGCCCTGGCCGAGGCGCTGCGCGGGCGCACCGCCGCGCAGTGGGCGGCCTGGGCCGCCGAACGCGATCTGCCGATCGCCGAGGTCCGCCGGCCCGGCTAG
- a CDS encoding MerR family transcriptional regulator, with protein MSTAEDPDDRAAAGAPAQLGLAELAARSGVGARTIRFYTTRGLLPAPARRGRAAVYGPGHLARLELIRTLQATGLSLNAIGDYLRRLPADASEEAIALHGALLAPWTADPAEHLDDAGLDERAGRALDEADRALLVQLRIIEADPRGGWQVRGGTLAEGIALLDAGLPPDAAEAARRLIDEHVAAIAEGLTEVFRERIWPRYRAGALDREAMLRIAGTFQPLTVSALVAALGDAVDVTKRRTVEGRRR; from the coding sequence ATGAGCACCGCCGAGGACCCCGACGACCGCGCCGCGGCCGGCGCCCCGGCGCAGCTGGGCCTGGCGGAGCTGGCGGCGCGCTCCGGGGTGGGCGCGCGCACCATCCGCTTCTACACCACCCGCGGCCTGCTGCCCGCCCCCGCCCGGCGCGGCCGGGCCGCGGTGTACGGGCCCGGGCACCTGGCCCGGCTGGAGCTGATCCGCACCCTGCAGGCCACCGGGCTGAGCCTGAACGCGATCGGCGACTACCTGCGCCGGCTGCCGGCGGACGCCTCCGAGGAGGCGATCGCGCTGCACGGGGCGCTGCTCGCGCCGTGGACCGCGGACCCGGCGGAGCACCTCGACGACGCCGGGCTCGACGAGCGGGCCGGGCGCGCCCTGGACGAGGCGGACCGGGCGCTGCTGGTGCAGCTGCGGATCATCGAGGCCGATCCGCGCGGCGGCTGGCAGGTGCGCGGCGGCACCCTCGCCGAGGGCATCGCGCTGCTCGACGCGGGCCTGCCGCCGGATGCCGCCGAGGCCGCCCGCCGGCTCATCGACGAGCATGTCGCCGCGATCGCCGAGGGGCTCACCGAGGTGTTCCGGGAGCGGATCTGGCCGCGCTACCGGGCCGGGGCGCTGGACCGGGAGGCGATGCTGCGCATCGCCGGCACCTTCCAGCCGCTGACCGTCTCCGCGCTGGTCGCCGCCCTGGGCGACGCGGTGGACGTGACCAAGCGGCGCACCGTGGAGGGCCGCCGCCGCTGA
- a CDS encoding HAD-IIB family hydrolase, translating into MTRPDPRYPEHPEDLRLVVADMDGTLLDDAGDTPAGFTALLHRMHAAGVVFVPASGRQLATLRHMFDDAPVPVHTYIAENGNVVAHHGAVVDSAAIDPAAVAAIIDAVRAANAAGADITLVRCHADRAYAERLPEGMAAELAKYYRNHAVVADLHALAGDVVKLAAYEPVDAEARALPTLAAAAPATLRTVVSGAHWVDMMDPARTKGTAVAALRDRLGVPRSAVAVFGDYLNDLEMMAEGELSFAMANAHPEILAAADYVAPANAEAGVVVTVNRLLDLLGR; encoded by the coding sequence ATGACCCGACCCGATCCCCGGTACCCGGAGCACCCCGAGGACCTGCGCCTGGTCGTCGCCGACATGGACGGCACCCTGCTCGACGACGCCGGCGACACCCCGGCCGGCTTCACCGCCCTGCTGCACCGGATGCACGCCGCCGGCGTGGTGTTCGTGCCCGCCAGCGGCCGCCAGCTGGCCACCCTGCGGCACATGTTCGACGATGCCCCGGTGCCGGTGCACACCTACATCGCGGAGAACGGCAACGTCGTCGCCCACCACGGCGCCGTGGTGGACTCCGCGGCGATCGACCCGGCGGCGGTGGCCGCGATCATCGACGCGGTGCGCGCCGCCAACGCCGCCGGGGCGGACATCACCCTGGTGCGCTGCCACGCCGACCGCGCCTACGCCGAGCGGCTGCCCGAGGGGATGGCCGCGGAACTGGCGAAGTACTACCGCAACCACGCCGTGGTCGCCGATCTGCACGCCCTCGCCGGGGACGTGGTGAAGCTCGCCGCCTACGAGCCGGTGGACGCCGAGGCCCGGGCGCTGCCGACGCTCGCCGCGGCCGCCCCGGCGACCCTGCGCACCGTGGTCTCCGGGGCGCACTGGGTGGACATGATGGACCCGGCCCGCACCAAGGGCACCGCGGTGGCGGCGCTGCGCGACCGGCTGGGCGTGCCCAGGTCCGCGGTGGCGGTGTTCGGCGACTACCTCAACGACCTGGAGATGATGGCCGAGGGGGAGCTCTCCTTCGCCATGGCCAACGCGCACCCGGAGATCCTCGCCGCCGCGGACTACGTCGCCCCGGCCAATGCCGAGGCCGGGGTGGTCGTCACGGTCAACCGGCTGCTCGACCTGCTGGGCCGCTGA
- a CDS encoding nicotinamide mononucleotide transporter family protein has translation MDLFIGLLDARLSIGGTTILWREIIGNAFGLACAYGGMRRVVWAWPVGIVGNALLFTVFLGGVFHTPQDLDLYGQAGRQVMFIAVSLYGWWRWARTRAAGRREAAGVDPSRSVVAAVRPRWATGRQRAAMAAFWVAGTVACAWAFTALGSWGPWADAWIFTGSMLATWGMARGLTEFWLVWIGVDIVGVPLLLAGGYYPSAVLYLVYAGFVIWGFVTWLRAGRAEPAAPAPAPARVGS, from the coding sequence GTGGACCTTTTCATCGGACTCCTCGACGCGCGGCTGAGCATCGGCGGCACGACGATCCTCTGGCGCGAGATCATCGGCAACGCCTTCGGGCTGGCCTGCGCCTACGGCGGCATGCGGCGGGTGGTGTGGGCCTGGCCGGTGGGCATCGTCGGCAACGCCCTGCTGTTCACCGTCTTCCTCGGCGGGGTGTTCCACACCCCCCAGGACCTCGACCTCTACGGCCAGGCCGGCCGGCAGGTGATGTTCATCGCGGTGAGCCTCTACGGCTGGTGGCGCTGGGCGCGCACCCGGGCCGCCGGCCGCCGGGAGGCCGCCGGGGTGGACCCCTCCCGTTCGGTGGTCGCCGCGGTGCGGCCGCGCTGGGCCACCGGCCGGCAGCGGGCGGCGATGGCGGCGTTCTGGGTGGCCGGCACCGTCGCCTGCGCCTGGGCGTTCACCGCCCTGGGCTCCTGGGGGCCGTGGGCGGACGCCTGGATCTTCACCGGCTCGATGCTGGCGACCTGGGGGATGGCCCGCGGGCTCACCGAGTTCTGGCTGGTCTGGATCGGGGTGGACATCGTCGGGGTGCCGCTGCTGCTCGCCGGCGGCTACTACCCCTCGGCGGTGCTCTACCTGGTCTACGCCGGGTTCGTGATCTGGGGCTTCGTCACCTGGTTGCGGGCCGGGCGCGCGGAGCCGGCCGCGCCCGCGCCCGCCCCGGCGCGGGTGGGTTCCTGA
- a CDS encoding YwiC-like family protein, with protein sequence MAESAPVPENPRDTGSAAAAPAAGARTGRAGRAATGAKGRPRRRRRAKGWVPDQHGAWFMVTVPVLLGVLFAPAWIHIPLLATWWAGYFAFFAAGIWMRSRFRATNRPPVVAYGSATAVAGALTLLLNWRLLIWAPVYAPLVAIAVYETWRRRPRSLLSGWSTVIAACLMLPVAAWAGGHPLDARVIVVTGVLTVYYLGTVPYVKTLIRERGDRGWLMFSLVFHALAAVAAVAGAAAGRIHWLVPVAALLVAGRAWWMPHEAARRGTPWRPRTIGLSEMAVSAVVILAAVLPA encoded by the coding sequence ATGGCCGAGAGCGCACCCGTCCCCGAGAATCCCCGCGACACCGGATCCGCGGCCGCGGCACCCGCCGCGGGCGCCCGGACGGGCCGGGCGGGCCGGGCCGCCACGGGGGCGAAGGGGCGGCCGCGCAGGCGCCGCCGGGCCAAGGGCTGGGTGCCGGATCAGCACGGCGCCTGGTTCATGGTCACCGTCCCGGTGCTGCTCGGGGTCCTCTTCGCCCCGGCCTGGATCCACATCCCGCTGCTGGCGACCTGGTGGGCGGGCTACTTCGCCTTCTTCGCCGCCGGGATCTGGATGCGCTCCCGCTTCCGCGCGACCAACCGGCCCCCGGTCGTCGCCTACGGGTCGGCGACCGCGGTGGCCGGGGCGCTCACCCTGCTGCTGAACTGGCGGCTGCTCATCTGGGCGCCGGTGTACGCGCCCCTGGTCGCCATCGCCGTCTACGAGACCTGGCGGCGCCGGCCGCGCTCGCTGCTCTCCGGCTGGTCCACGGTGATCGCCGCCTGCCTGATGCTGCCGGTGGCCGCCTGGGCCGGCGGGCACCCCCTGGACGCCCGGGTGATCGTGGTCACCGGGGTGCTCACCGTCTACTACCTGGGCACCGTGCCCTACGTGAAGACCCTCATCCGGGAGCGCGGGGACCGCGGCTGGCTGATGTTCTCGCTGGTGTTCCACGCCCTCGCGGCGGTCGCCGCGGTGGCCGGCGCCGCGGCGGGCCGGATCCACTGGCTGGTGCCGGTGGCCGCGCTGCTCGTCGCCGGCCGGGCCTGGTGGATGCCGCATGAGGCGGCCCGGCGCGGCACCCCCTGGCGGCCGCGCACCATCGGCCTCTCCGAGATGGCGGTGAGCGCCGTGGTGATCCTCGCCGCGGTGCTGCCCGCCTGA
- a CDS encoding MinD/ParA family ATP-binding protein — translation MTREPGAGRTPLTVADLAAGLVERPRPTRGWRAAVHRATGGRIDPGESAAERRDRELAERIGAPITGDYRIALLSLKGGVGKTSTTIGLGATFAAARGDRVVAVDANPDLGTLADRVPEPNPATVRDLLRAPSTRRYAEVRAYTTQAPSRLEVLGSERDPSVSEAFSAADYARALAILRSHYNLILTDCGTGLVHSAMSAVLAHANCLVLVATPALDGARSAWATLDWLSAHGYRHLVSATVVVVNRTADRATGVDDDQLAELFGARCRAVHPVPFDPHIARGADLDLRRLQPATALAYRRLAATIAEDFGAPAGRHAMPAPAAPAAPPGPPAGPAAGCGSGDQPAAASASR, via the coding sequence ATGACGCGAGAACCCGGGGCGGGGCGCACCCCGCTGACCGTGGCGGACCTGGCCGCGGGCCTGGTCGAGCGGCCCCGGCCGACCCGGGGCTGGCGGGCCGCGGTGCACCGGGCCACCGGCGGCCGGATCGATCCGGGCGAATCGGCCGCGGAACGCCGGGATCGGGAGCTGGCCGAGCGGATCGGCGCCCCCATCACCGGGGACTACCGGATCGCGCTGCTCAGCCTGAAGGGCGGGGTGGGCAAGACCTCCACCACCATCGGCCTGGGCGCCACCTTCGCCGCCGCCCGCGGCGACCGGGTGGTCGCCGTGGACGCGAACCCGGATCTGGGCACCCTCGCCGATCGGGTGCCGGAGCCGAACCCGGCGACGGTGCGGGATCTGCTGCGCGCCCCTTCGACCCGGCGCTACGCGGAGGTGCGCGCCTACACCACCCAGGCGCCGTCCCGGCTGGAGGTGCTCGGCAGCGAACGCGATCCCTCGGTCAGCGAGGCCTTCTCCGCGGCGGACTACGCCCGGGCGCTGGCCATCCTGCGCAGCCACTACAACCTGATCCTCACCGACTGCGGCACCGGGCTGGTGCATTCGGCGATGTCCGCGGTGCTCGCGCACGCCAACTGCCTGGTGCTGGTGGCCACCCCGGCGCTGGACGGGGCGCGCTCGGCGTGGGCGACCCTGGACTGGCTCTCCGCGCACGGCTACCGGCACCTGGTCTCGGCCACCGTGGTGGTGGTCAACCGCACCGCGGATCGGGCCACCGGGGTCGATGACGACCAGCTCGCCGAGCTGTTCGGGGCCCGCTGCCGGGCGGTGCATCCGGTGCCCTTCGATCCGCATATCGCCCGCGGCGCGGATCTGGATCTGCGCCGGCTGCAGCCGGCGACGGCGCTGGCCTACCGGCGCCTGGCGGCGACCATCGCGGAGGATTTCGGCGCCCCCGCCGGCCGGCACGCCATGCCCGCCCCCGCCGCCCCGGCGGCGCCGCCGGGGCCGCCGGCCGGGCCGGCCGCCGGTTGCGGGTCGGGGGATCAGCCGGCCGCGGCGAGCGCCTCCCGATAG